One genomic segment of Bacteroides caccae includes these proteins:
- a CDS encoding glycosyl hydrolase family 28 protein, whose protein sequence is MKNILILLFALFAVALKADDRTVPGRTLSVTPQNALIHLPEFRKRSYKVFIQDEKGIWQPIEVRNALVSSFSKHPQIWNDWENQKLLRDTMSYALFVRDFAKNVKVRVEPCFRFRNVEIRPVSYGIDYKRVKGGIEFELTDASQKVSVEFDGDRAENLFLFPDLPDVDKPAQDVPDVLYYGAGQHDVGRIVMKSNQTLYLDEGAFVYGYVVGKGIENVRIAGRGILCGAKETHCDERRTQLINFEYCRNVEISGVTLIDSPAWTIRLKNSQDLLVDNVKQISWILNSDGLDVCNSREVRVRNCFFRNYDDCITIKNQELAKMGCEDVLVENCVGWTDCANVFLVGPECGTSREPRTNYIRNVTFRNCIVLETPALYDSKEGDDGWRGGCAAINARVGIYEGLGGGGRMSDILFENIQIENLYGGRPIAVEIVSDGTDTGSLSGVVFRNITFTGDKYLPAQVRGVSREFPLQNVTFDNVVFNGRQIKKADCRKYLFVNPYIENLQFK, encoded by the coding sequence ATGAAAAATATATTGATTTTATTATTTGCACTGTTTGCAGTGGCTTTAAAAGCTGACGACAGGACGGTGCCGGGAAGAACTTTGTCCGTTACTCCCCAAAATGCATTGATTCATTTACCCGAATTCCGTAAACGCTCGTATAAGGTTTTCATTCAAGATGAGAAAGGAATATGGCAACCGATAGAGGTTCGTAATGCGTTGGTTTCTTCTTTCTCGAAACATCCGCAGATATGGAATGATTGGGAAAATCAGAAACTGTTGCGTGATACGATGAGCTATGCGCTTTTTGTCCGGGATTTTGCAAAGAATGTGAAGGTGCGTGTCGAACCCTGTTTCCGGTTTCGGAACGTCGAGATACGTCCGGTATCTTATGGAATAGATTATAAAAGGGTAAAGGGCGGAATTGAGTTTGAACTGACGGATGCTTCGCAGAAAGTCTCCGTAGAATTTGACGGTGACCGTGCGGAAAATCTTTTTTTGTTTCCCGATTTGCCGGATGTGGATAAGCCTGCTCAGGATGTTCCGGACGTGCTTTATTACGGGGCCGGGCAGCATGATGTTGGACGTATCGTGATGAAAAGTAACCAGACGCTTTATTTGGACGAGGGTGCTTTTGTGTATGGATATGTTGTCGGAAAGGGGATAGAAAATGTCCGGATTGCAGGGAGAGGAATCTTGTGTGGTGCGAAGGAAACTCATTGCGATGAGAGGCGTACGCAATTAATAAATTTCGAGTATTGTCGGAACGTGGAGATATCGGGAGTTACTTTAATTGATTCTCCGGCATGGACGATCCGGTTGAAGAACTCGCAGGACTTGTTGGTTGATAATGTAAAACAGATTAGCTGGATATTGAACTCGGACGGACTGGATGTTTGTAATAGCCGCGAGGTTAGGGTACGTAATTGCTTTTTCCGGAATTATGATGATTGTATCACTATCAAGAATCAGGAACTGGCGAAAATGGGGTGTGAGGATGTTTTGGTAGAGAACTGTGTCGGTTGGACGGATTGCGCCAATGTGTTTCTGGTCGGCCCGGAGTGCGGAACGTCTCGTGAACCTCGCACGAATTATATCCGGAATGTGACTTTTAGAAATTGTATCGTATTGGAGACACCTGCATTGTATGATAGCAAGGAGGGGGATGATGGCTGGAGAGGAGGATGTGCGGCTATTAATGCACGTGTTGGCATATACGAGGGGCTTGGCGGTGGTGGACGGATGTCTGACATTCTATTCGAGAATATACAGATTGAGAACTTGTATGGCGGACGACCAATTGCTGTGGAGATAGTAAGTGACGGTACAGATACAGGAAGTTTGTCCGGAGTTGTCTTTCGGAATATAACTTTCACAGGCGACAAATACCTGCCTGCCCAGGTACGGGGAGTAAGTCGTGAGTTTCCTTTACAGAATGTGACATTTGATAATGTTGTGTTTAACGGAAGACAGATAAAGAAGGCTGATTGTAGAAAATATCTGTTTGTCAATCCATATATAGAGAATTTACAATTTAAATAA
- a CDS encoding beta-N-acetylhexosaminidase — protein MKIRLLSGFGKWIMAGGYCYCLVAGLVACTPDRGQVNVIPLPNDMEIKEGFFEIDSTRFVNEGADKFITCHIDSASYNELGDEGYELSVSSGAVHLNAATGKGAFYGKQTLRQLVSSRGIPCVEIKDTPRFGYRGLHVDVSRHFFPKEEITKLMDEMAFYKLNKFHFHLTDNGGWRIQIDKYPRLTSMGAFRTQCEWVEWWDKKDRTYLPEGTPNAYGGYYTKEDIREIVAYAEKRCIEVIPEIEFPAHSDEVFVGYPELCCMGKPYAGGEFCAGNEQTYTFMEDVLTEVIDLFPSAYVHIGGDEARKVEWKNCPKCRALMTKEGIKDWDELQCYMIGRMETFLTSKGKMMIGWDEISKNQLQPASTVVSYRGQEFASYAANKGYKVVFTPGAALYFDWYQATPDTQPRAMTGYSPIKKMYSICPVATTPESAVRNEQMIQGKFLEPNSVAWIRPENAGRVIGVQGCAWAEFINDEKHLEYMIFPRLLAIAEMAWTQEEKREWQHFKPRMNAHIPQLLARGINSFTLTDEIELTTRKVEHGGMEVMLDTEKYPVEIRYTLDGKIPGATSLRYDKPFIINDSVVVKAAIFREGKILGPILERNVGTEKEIRNYFEYVEPEHWKNVKQ, from the coding sequence ATGAAAATCAGATTGTTGTCAGGATTTGGCAAGTGGATAATGGCAGGAGGTTACTGCTACTGTTTGGTAGCAGGACTCGTTGCTTGTACTCCGGACAGGGGGCAAGTCAATGTGATTCCCCTTCCGAATGACATGGAGATAAAAGAGGGCTTTTTCGAGATAGATAGTACCAGGTTTGTAAATGAAGGTGCAGATAAGTTTATTACTTGCCATATTGATTCGGCTTCTTATAATGAGTTGGGAGATGAAGGATATGAATTGTCTGTATCTTCCGGGGCTGTTCATTTGAATGCGGCTACCGGGAAAGGGGCTTTTTATGGTAAGCAGACGTTAAGGCAACTGGTATCTTCTCGTGGAATACCTTGCGTGGAAATTAAAGATACTCCCCGTTTCGGCTATCGCGGGTTGCACGTGGATGTGTCAAGGCATTTCTTCCCTAAAGAGGAAATTACGAAATTGATGGATGAAATGGCCTTTTACAAACTGAATAAATTTCATTTTCACCTGACCGATAACGGCGGGTGGCGGATACAAATAGACAAATACCCCCGATTAACCTCTATGGGCGCTTTCCGTACTCAATGTGAGTGGGTGGAATGGTGGGATAAAAAAGACCGCACCTATTTACCTGAAGGAACCCCCAACGCTTATGGAGGTTATTATACAAAAGAAGATATACGGGAGATAGTGGCTTATGCGGAAAAACGATGTATTGAGGTAATTCCGGAAATTGAGTTTCCTGCTCATTCGGATGAAGTGTTTGTCGGTTATCCGGAACTTTGCTGCATGGGCAAACCTTATGCCGGTGGAGAGTTTTGTGCCGGTAATGAGCAGACCTATACTTTTATGGAAGATGTCCTGACGGAAGTTATCGACCTTTTTCCTTCGGCTTATGTTCATATTGGCGGTGATGAAGCCCGCAAAGTAGAATGGAAAAATTGTCCGAAATGCCGGGCTCTGATGACGAAGGAAGGGATAAAAGATTGGGATGAATTGCAGTGTTACATGATTGGGAGAATGGAAACCTTTCTTACGTCGAAAGGAAAAATGATGATAGGTTGGGATGAAATATCAAAGAATCAGTTGCAGCCTGCTTCTACGGTTGTCTCTTATCGGGGGCAGGAGTTTGCGTCTTATGCGGCGAACAAGGGATATAAGGTTGTTTTTACACCGGGTGCCGCACTTTATTTCGATTGGTATCAGGCTACTCCGGATACGCAACCACGGGCAATGACCGGATATTCTCCCATAAAGAAAATGTATAGCATTTGTCCTGTTGCCACTACTCCGGAAAGCGCTGTCCGCAATGAGCAGATGATTCAGGGAAAGTTTCTTGAACCGAATAGCGTAGCCTGGATTCGTCCGGAGAATGCCGGACGGGTGATTGGGGTGCAAGGTTGTGCATGGGCGGAGTTTATTAATGACGAGAAACATCTGGAGTATATGATTTTTCCTCGTTTGCTTGCTATTGCCGAGATGGCATGGACACAGGAAGAGAAACGTGAATGGCAGCATTTCAAGCCGCGTATGAATGCACATATTCCGCAATTGCTTGCAAGGGGAATTAATTCTTTTACGTTGACTGATGAAATAGAACTGACTACCCGCAAGGTGGAACACGGGGGAATGGAAGTGATGTTGGATACGGAGAAATATCCGGTTGAGATACGCTATACGTTAGATGGAAAGATTCCTGGAGCTACTTCCTTGAGGTATGACAAGCCTTTTATTATCAATGATTCGGTCGTGGTGAAAGCTGCGATATTCCGGGAAGGGAAAATACTTGGACCGATATTGGAACGTAATGTGGGAACAGAGAAGGAAATCAGGAATTATTTTGAGTATGTAGAACCGGAACACTGGAAGAACGTGAAACAATAG
- a CDS encoding glycosyl hydrolase family 28 protein, translated as MKVGKVIKIKAVEVNRLLFLIGVLWLPVLLLSCSDENDEQRIDEEQKEGIRVDFGNEVGYTPEDLKNWPHALFVFENKECVEVQESSDNASLFVSSVGDRMVALAYESKENLSWGSMASGVPLSSYHLSVKDVNEDIPQVWMGQMTVVAEEGNTLSLKPVTSVMKVDFVHAPEAFESLSFVLPGMANRVRVYSGELESVGNLSADKEIRVTKQESGKETVVFPMSDSGRWNLACKLALKNGETVEKTLLIPAGIKTGQALEMSVDFANYEVDGTCRLIYRYTVYGMSKWTSHTVDIPLKEEAPVKEENRYYKVSVLQKDGTWKEVDVHYALCSDAPGHHGSIWNDWNNSKRLRDTMSFVNFTHDFDAPVKIRVQKKKSFGSVKIRPSMYGITPVNVGDNTIEFTLPQWEKRKVSVEFDGDRFYNLMILPNRPDPDRPDPDNLPAGMKYYGPGEHNPERITLKEGETLYIDEGAVVYGKVAVSGSHVTITGRGILSGAKLAHTGETYAHGALLIETNANRLSNRGYFTISGITVVDSPNWTLSVYNTDHVMIDNINILCWILNGDGIDLCSVTDATIQDCFIRTYDDCITLKVNSLSVTATRDIRIKNNLIWADYARGIVIGPESGTNTRAGISDCTIEDCVIMEYPTNLLETSSSKLNCDGAGLSISQYPSGGATSGTIENITFQNIVIDNISQKGRPMVIWQKANQDHALIKNVTYRNIQILDEADRCQASGIYTNGNTISGLVFDKVTYNGTPIHQSGKWTVDKPENVDIIHQ; from the coding sequence ATGAAGGTTGGGAAAGTAATTAAAATAAAAGCTGTTGAAGTGAATCGGCTGCTTTTCCTCATCGGAGTTTTGTGGTTGCCTGTTCTTTTACTTTCGTGCTCTGACGAGAACGATGAACAAAGGATAGACGAAGAACAGAAAGAGGGGATCCGGGTGGATTTCGGCAACGAGGTGGGGTATACGCCCGAGGACTTGAAGAACTGGCCGCATGCGCTGTTTGTATTTGAAAACAAAGAGTGTGTGGAGGTGCAGGAGTCATCGGATAACGCTTCTTTGTTTGTTTCTTCTGTGGGCGACCGAATGGTGGCACTGGCGTATGAAAGTAAGGAGAACCTTTCTTGGGGTTCCATGGCTTCGGGTGTACCTTTGTCTTCTTATCATCTGTCTGTGAAGGATGTCAATGAAGATATTCCACAGGTATGGATGGGACAGATGACGGTTGTAGCCGAAGAAGGGAATACATTGTCGTTGAAACCGGTCACTTCTGTTATGAAAGTGGATTTTGTACATGCTCCCGAAGCGTTCGAATCGCTTTCTTTTGTGTTGCCGGGGATGGCAAATCGGGTAAGAGTTTATTCCGGTGAGTTGGAATCGGTCGGAAACTTGTCTGCTGACAAGGAGATACGGGTGACAAAGCAGGAGTCGGGAAAAGAGACTGTTGTTTTTCCGATGTCGGATTCCGGCCGTTGGAATTTGGCCTGCAAGCTGGCATTGAAGAATGGTGAAACGGTGGAAAAGACGTTGCTTATCCCTGCCGGGATCAAGACCGGGCAAGCTTTGGAAATGAGTGTGGATTTTGCCAACTATGAAGTGGACGGAACATGCAGACTGATATATCGTTATACAGTCTACGGGATGTCAAAATGGACAAGTCATACAGTGGATATTCCACTGAAAGAAGAGGCGCCGGTAAAGGAAGAAAATCGTTATTATAAGGTGTCTGTCCTGCAGAAAGACGGTACTTGGAAAGAAGTTGATGTGCATTATGCGCTTTGTTCGGATGCTCCGGGACATCATGGCTCTATTTGGAATGACTGGAACAATTCGAAGAGGCTAAGGGATACGATGAGTTTTGTGAACTTTACGCATGACTTTGACGCACCTGTCAAAATCAGAGTGCAAAAGAAGAAAAGCTTCGGCAGTGTGAAAATTCGTCCGAGTATGTATGGAATCACTCCTGTCAATGTGGGGGACAACACGATTGAGTTTACTTTGCCGCAGTGGGAAAAGCGGAAAGTGTCTGTGGAGTTTGACGGTGACCGGTTCTACAATCTGATGATATTGCCGAATCGTCCTGATCCTGACCGTCCCGACCCGGATAATTTGCCCGCAGGTATGAAGTATTATGGTCCGGGTGAACATAATCCGGAGCGGATTACATTGAAAGAAGGAGAAACGCTGTATATAGATGAAGGAGCGGTTGTATATGGTAAGGTTGCAGTCTCCGGCAGCCATGTGACCATTACGGGACGCGGAATCTTGTCCGGTGCCAAACTGGCTCATACAGGAGAGACCTATGCACACGGTGCCTTGTTGATAGAGACGAATGCCAACAGGCTGTCCAACAGAGGCTATTTTACGATTTCCGGCATTACTGTTGTTGATTCCCCCAATTGGACATTGTCTGTTTATAACACCGACCATGTGATGATTGACAACATTAATATCCTGTGTTGGATATTGAATGGAGACGGTATTGACTTGTGTAGTGTGACGGATGCTACGATTCAGGATTGTTTCATACGTACATACGACGACTGCATTACTTTGAAGGTGAATTCCCTTTCGGTGACGGCAACCAGGGATATTCGTATAAAGAATAATTTGATTTGGGCGGATTATGCACGGGGAATTGTTATTGGTCCCGAGAGCGGGACAAATACTCGTGCAGGAATAAGTGATTGCACGATAGAGGATTGTGTGATTATGGAATATCCTACCAATTTGCTTGAAACCAGCAGTAGCAAGTTGAATTGTGACGGTGCGGGGCTTTCGATTTCCCAGTATCCTTCGGGTGGCGCCACTTCCGGAACGATCGAGAATATTACATTTCAGAATATAGTGATTGATAATATCTCGCAAAAGGGACGTCCTATGGTTATTTGGCAGAAAGCAAATCAGGACCATGCATTGATAAAGAATGTGACGTACCGGAATATTCAGATTCTTGATGAGGCTGACAGGTGTCAGGCTTCGGGGATTTATACCAATGGCAATACCATTAGCGGACTTGTATTTGATAAGGTGACTTATAATGGCACTCCTATTCATCAGTCCGGGAAATGGACGGTGGATAAACCGGAGAATGTAGATATTATTCATCAATAA
- a CDS encoding RagB/SusD family nutrient uptake outer membrane protein, protein MKKYNLLALAACLWMTTACSDFLELNESGYNSVEYQFSTFDRTKAVATNVYGYLKDGYSEVCSTMIDAATDDAVNAWSTNGIKGFYDGSWNTSAPIGDVWEYYYRAIAAANYFIEHCPADFPAAKYQEKYEEKLKELKLYPYEIQALRAYFHFELLKRYKNIIIADRQFTLEEVNELQPATFAEAVNWIVGECDEAAKFLPVTFKGMTSTDEVGRATKGMALALKARVLLYAASPLNSTDNQAKWLKAAKAAKAVIDLNVYQEKPGEEVINNPNSLDFIFGRWNGVSNSFESANFPIGYEGGNSGVCPSHNLVEAFDMRDGTPFDWNNPEHRNKALEPSERDPRLAQTVLMNGQTFKDKVVESFIGGMNGLPKEGASPTSYYLRKHLKEATDLTTGSATSYQHIWPLFRYAEVLLNYAEALLEATKEPDFKGTLDNVQYTVSPREAVNMIRTRVDMSAVETTGYDAFKKRLRNERRVELAFEGHRFWDIRRWMTGTSTTRIEGLSITAVKDESGEGYIYSYEKKTVQERIWEERMNYYPIQDVELFKNHNLVQNEGWESN, encoded by the coding sequence ATGAAAAAATATAATCTATTGGCTTTGGCAGCTTGCTTGTGGATGACAACTGCTTGTAGTGATTTTCTGGAGCTTAATGAATCCGGATATAATTCGGTGGAATATCAGTTCTCTACTTTCGACAGGACGAAGGCGGTTGCTACCAATGTCTACGGATATCTGAAAGACGGGTACAGCGAAGTGTGTTCGACCATGATAGATGCGGCGACGGACGACGCGGTGAATGCCTGGAGTACAAACGGAATCAAAGGATTCTATGACGGTAGCTGGAATACAAGTGCACCGATAGGCGATGTATGGGAATATTATTACCGGGCGATTGCCGCAGCCAATTATTTCATCGAACATTGTCCGGCAGATTTTCCCGCTGCAAAGTATCAGGAGAAATATGAGGAAAAATTAAAGGAACTGAAGCTTTATCCTTATGAAATACAGGCATTGAGGGCCTATTTCCATTTTGAGTTATTGAAACGTTATAAGAATATTATTATTGCCGACCGGCAGTTTACTCTGGAGGAAGTCAATGAATTGCAGCCTGCTACATTTGCTGAAGCTGTCAACTGGATTGTCGGGGAGTGTGACGAGGCTGCGAAGTTTCTGCCGGTCACGTTTAAGGGAATGACTTCTACGGACGAGGTAGGCAGAGCCACCAAGGGAATGGCGTTGGCGTTGAAGGCAAGAGTGCTGCTGTATGCTGCCAGTCCGTTGAACTCGACGGACAACCAGGCGAAGTGGTTGAAGGCCGCCAAGGCTGCCAAAGCGGTTATAGACTTGAATGTCTATCAGGAAAAACCGGGTGAAGAGGTGATTAACAATCCCAATTCTCTTGATTTTATTTTTGGCAGATGGAATGGGGTGAGCAATAGTTTTGAGAGTGCCAATTTTCCGATAGGATATGAAGGCGGTAACTCGGGAGTGTGCCCTTCACACAATTTGGTTGAGGCTTTTGATATGCGGGATGGCACTCCGTTCGACTGGAATAACCCGGAACATCGCAACAAAGCTTTGGAACCTTCGGAGAGAGACCCGAGATTGGCACAGACTGTATTGATGAACGGACAGACATTCAAAGACAAGGTAGTGGAAAGTTTTATCGGAGGGATGAACGGACTTCCTAAAGAGGGAGCTTCTCCTACTTCCTATTATTTACGTAAACACTTGAAAGAAGCTACCGACCTGACTACGGGAAGTGCTACCTCATATCAACATATATGGCCTTTGTTCAGGTATGCGGAAGTCTTGCTGAACTATGCGGAGGCTTTGCTGGAAGCAACAAAAGAACCGGATTTCAAGGGGACTTTGGATAACGTTCAGTATACGGTATCACCTCGTGAGGCTGTAAATATGATTCGTACAAGGGTAGATATGAGCGCTGTTGAAACGACTGGATATGATGCTTTTAAAAAGCGTTTGCGTAATGAACGCCGTGTGGAGCTGGCTTTCGAGGGACATCGCTTTTGGGATATAAGACGTTGGATGACAGGAACTTCAACGACCCGGATAGAAGGGCTCTCTATTACAGCCGTAAAGGACGAGAGCGGGGAAGGGTATATTTACTCTTATGAGAAGAAAACGGTGCAGGAAAGGATATGGGAAGAGCGGATGAATTATTATCCGATTCAGGATGTTGAATTATTCAAAAATCATAATCTTGTTCAGAATGAAGGTTGGGAAAGTAATTAA
- a CDS encoding SusC/RagA family TonB-linked outer membrane protein, which produces MMKRFIIGAMLILGLCSWVKAQKIDVRIRVVDEWNRPLQGVMMRIGGNDDESFLSDKDGMIECRADKGAELNFEKYNQLQRKLKVTGEVMTVKLDKDNRLFELGYDQRVTKENTTAAIDGVSADEMKLSGEINPLNTLYGLIPGLGVYHNGSLPYNSTPDIYVRGMASNQGNKVLVLVDGVEREIGSLNVDEIESVTVLKDAASLALYGNRGTDGVICVTTKRGGNNKMRTHVGYNFTVQTPFRIPGMADAVSYANAVNEALGYDGLAPRYTQADIQALQNGTSPLAIVDWKNQILRKTAFNHDLNLSFDGANERMRYYVFANYTSNRGFFNNTDLNDGYSTQVEMYALKLRTNLEANISPTTMARMNLMGRLMQYQQPTGGTSLANVYNTPVIAAPIYDRNGVWAKNQMFTNPLAVQAANGYGQVLQRTLFADLTIEQDLSMITPGLSAQVRVTYDNSADIADFRTKSYAYSIATPVRDAAGNISDLSYSRYGNDTEMSFASGLQAQVMRTYIWGKVNYERDFGKHHLDVAGIYSQGRRKYLGANGTNAFRDYMAHLSYNYDNRYLADVVCSYSGSLKMPVGDKYRVYPAVSVAWIASNEEFMHRFSVLDYLKLRASFGVTGNDSRLFYDMDKQFNGPGQEYIFVGTTSTGGLAQGGFPSKGIEPEKEYKANFGVEVGIWKGLSMQVDAFYNRRKNIRQYAGGVYSSVVGRDVGSLFTGEVKNYGGEITLGWQQQLDKFSYFIKGNFSYAKNEIVNINEEYHPYKYMYATGNSIGQLYGLMAEGLYQKEDFDAQGNLLPGLPVSTYESELRPGDVKYKDLNGDGKIDDYDHCHQQYSTLPEIYYGFSLGADYRNWGIKAHFQGVAHRSVSTMLASIYHPLYGNDKNVSEHYLENRWTDATPDARYPRLTTLSNNHNFQTSSLWMEKGDYLKLRVLELSYKLPARFAEKMRMSDCRLFLKGMNLFSIDHVGIMDPEQMDMEYPSSRSYLIGINVLF; this is translated from the coding sequence ATGATGAAAAGATTTATAATAGGGGCAATGCTGATTCTCGGACTATGTTCGTGGGTGAAGGCACAGAAAATAGATGTTCGCATTCGTGTGGTGGATGAGTGGAACCGTCCGTTGCAGGGAGTGATGATGCGCATCGGAGGGAATGATGACGAGTCGTTCCTTTCGGACAAAGACGGTATGATTGAATGCCGGGCTGACAAAGGTGCGGAACTGAATTTTGAAAAGTATAACCAGTTGCAACGTAAACTGAAAGTGACAGGGGAGGTGATGACGGTGAAGCTGGACAAGGACAACCGTCTCTTCGAACTGGGATATGACCAGCGTGTGACGAAAGAGAATACGACAGCGGCAATTGACGGGGTGTCGGCCGATGAAATGAAACTTTCCGGAGAAATCAATCCGCTGAATACATTGTACGGGCTGATTCCGGGGTTGGGAGTATATCACAATGGTTCGCTTCCGTATAATTCTACCCCTGATATTTACGTACGTGGAATGGCTTCCAATCAAGGAAACAAGGTATTAGTGCTGGTGGATGGCGTGGAAAGAGAGATTGGCAGCCTGAATGTGGATGAGATAGAAAGCGTAACCGTATTGAAGGATGCTGCTTCACTGGCTTTGTATGGCAACCGTGGTACGGACGGGGTGATCTGCGTCACTACCAAGAGGGGAGGAAATAACAAGATGCGCACGCATGTCGGTTATAATTTTACGGTACAGACTCCTTTCCGTATTCCTGGAATGGCGGATGCCGTATCTTATGCGAACGCCGTGAATGAAGCGTTGGGATATGACGGGCTTGCTCCCCGTTATACGCAGGCTGACATACAGGCACTACAGAACGGGACTTCTCCTCTGGCTATAGTGGACTGGAAGAATCAGATTTTACGTAAGACGGCTTTTAATCATGACTTGAATCTCTCGTTTGATGGTGCTAACGAGCGGATGCGCTATTATGTATTTGCCAATTATACGAGCAACCGCGGATTCTTTAATAACACAGATTTGAATGACGGATATTCTACACAGGTGGAGATGTATGCCTTGAAGCTGCGTACGAATCTTGAAGCGAACATTTCTCCGACTACGATGGCGCGCATGAATCTTATGGGACGCTTGATGCAGTATCAGCAACCGACGGGCGGTACTTCCCTTGCGAATGTCTATAATACTCCAGTGATAGCCGCGCCTATATATGACCGTAACGGAGTATGGGCAAAGAACCAGATGTTCACGAATCCGCTTGCAGTACAGGCAGCTAACGGATACGGGCAGGTTTTGCAGCGTACATTGTTTGCGGATTTGACGATAGAGCAGGATTTGTCGATGATTACTCCGGGACTTTCCGCACAAGTGAGGGTGACCTATGATAACTCGGCGGATATAGCGGACTTCAGAACCAAGAGTTATGCCTATTCTATTGCCACTCCTGTGCGTGATGCTGCCGGGAATATTTCGGATTTGTCGTATTCCCGATATGGTAATGATACGGAAATGAGTTTTGCCAGTGGTTTGCAGGCACAGGTGATGCGTACTTATATCTGGGGAAAAGTGAATTATGAGAGAGATTTCGGAAAACACCATTTGGATGTAGCGGGTATTTATTCGCAAGGACGGCGGAAGTATCTCGGTGCCAACGGTACGAATGCATTCCGTGATTATATGGCTCATCTCTCTTATAATTATGACAACCGTTATCTGGCAGATGTGGTATGCTCTTATTCGGGAAGTTTGAAAATGCCGGTGGGTGACAAGTATCGTGTTTATCCGGCTGTATCCGTAGCATGGATTGCTTCCAATGAAGAGTTTATGCATCGTTTCTCCGTGTTGGATTATTTGAAACTGCGTGCTTCATTCGGTGTCACCGGCAATGATTCCCGTCTGTTCTATGATATGGACAAACAGTTCAATGGTCCCGGACAGGAATATATTTTCGTAGGTACTACTTCTACAGGAGGATTGGCACAGGGTGGTTTTCCTTCGAAGGGGATCGAGCCGGAAAAGGAATATAAAGCAAACTTCGGAGTGGAAGTCGGGATTTGGAAGGGACTTTCCATGCAGGTAGACGCTTTCTATAACCGGAGGAAAAATATCAGACAGTATGCCGGTGGAGTATATTCTTCTGTGGTAGGTAGGGATGTAGGTTCGTTGTTTACCGGTGAAGTGAAGAATTATGGTGGAGAGATAACGCTCGGATGGCAACAGCAGCTTGATAAGTTCAGTTATTTCATAAAGGGGAATTTTTCTTATGCCAAGAATGAAATAGTCAATATCAATGAGGAATATCATCCTTATAAATATATGTATGCGACAGGCAATTCAATCGGGCAACTTTACGGGCTGATGGCAGAGGGACTGTATCAGAAGGAAGATTTCGACGCACAGGGAAATCTGCTTCCCGGACTGCCGGTTTCTACGTATGAGTCCGAACTTCGACCGGGAGATGTGAAATACAAGGATTTGAATGGCGACGGAAAGATTGACGATTACGATCATTGCCATCAGCAGTATTCCACTCTGCCCGAAATCTATTACGGGTTTTCATTGGGGGCGGATTATAGAAATTGGGGGATAAAAGCCCATTTTCAGGGAGTGGCGCACCGTTCCGTATCGACTATGCTAGCCAGTATTTATCATCCGTTGTACGGCAATGATAAGAACGTGTCTGAACATTATCTGGAGAACCGCTGGACGGATGCCACCCCGGATGCCCGATATCCGCGTCTGACTACTCTTTCCAACAATCACAACTTTCAGACGAGCAGCTTGTGGATGGAAAAGGGGGATTATCTGAAATTACGTGTGCTGGAACTTTCTTACAAACTTCCTGCCCGGTTTGCAGAAAAGATGAGGATGAGTGATTGCAGGTTGTTCCTGAAAGGCATGAACCTGTTTTCGATAGACCATGTCGGTATTATGGATCCGGAACAGATGGATATGGAGTATCCTTCATCGCGTTCTTATTTGATTGGAATCAATGTCTTATTTTAA